From a region of the Geothrix sp. 21YS21S-2 genome:
- a CDS encoding PDZ domain-containing protein, whose protein sequence is MRRLLCLLLTACAALGAQDPALRDTLAAAKALWATQGDRDGAAAKFESILAALEPSARTLDEGWTRVLCEAYNWTAVLDDRTAGRKAQAPKRLESLLELDPDYEIDRSITNPRLQAAYDGLRTARFGRVKLSLDPAGGVLTVDGKPRRPEPGVHWLAPGAHAAAYSRLGFQGQDVKFDVALKDTRTLDFKLARTSSVITVFTSPAGAELFVDGKSRGFSRGQAPADRSYLADRAGVKPDQLSEGLRIADLAPGKHLLEVRLPCHRTRRMEIAEALTTPFADADLEPVKLEPSRGTLTVQSAVPGGQLLLSGLDMGRVPVRDLQVCAQAYDLQVKYAAGSFTQRIEVLEGKSLTLVARPKPRLTYAGFEGSDDFAGRDRLLGMLASLGGRLHEVAFITAAKGESLKDCLARLRATRETELLLWARPAPGRPIQQVELVLSTLTGQEERLAVMPLEQDPLGSLAARMERQPALSEPWAGLTLLDLPEGAHVLTADAAALKAGIKPGRILTEAGGRPVANVADFRRALAEAGGGSLAVSQGDAPVKLTVSQMPAELPVNSPDLCYPLVLSDLRLRYLGAQGDEASLLRLDQALALMHFREYDKALEVLRDARMVGVQGVSQGTLDYYTGICLLHMGSVYVRDAAQSFTQALKYPQATLFGPDGPLLAPLARQALQDLQP, encoded by the coding sequence ATGCGACGTCTCCTCTGCCTCCTCCTCACCGCCTGCGCCGCCCTGGGCGCCCAGGATCCCGCCCTGCGGGACACGCTGGCCGCGGCCAAGGCCCTGTGGGCCACCCAGGGCGACCGGGACGGCGCCGCCGCCAAGTTCGAGTCCATCCTCGCCGCCCTGGAGCCGTCGGCACGCACCCTGGACGAGGGCTGGACCAGGGTGCTCTGCGAGGCCTACAACTGGACGGCGGTCCTGGACGACCGCACCGCGGGCAGGAAGGCCCAGGCCCCCAAGCGCCTGGAGAGCCTCCTGGAACTGGATCCCGACTACGAGATCGACCGCTCCATCACCAACCCCAGGCTGCAGGCCGCCTACGACGGGCTCCGCACGGCCCGGTTCGGCCGGGTGAAGCTCTCGTTGGACCCCGCGGGAGGCGTCCTCACCGTGGACGGCAAGCCCCGGCGCCCCGAGCCCGGCGTCCACTGGCTGGCCCCGGGCGCCCACGCCGCCGCCTATTCCCGGCTCGGGTTCCAGGGCCAGGACGTGAAGTTCGACGTGGCCCTCAAGGACACCAGGACCCTGGACTTCAAGCTCGCGCGCACGTCCTCGGTCATCACGGTCTTCACCTCCCCCGCGGGCGCCGAGCTGTTCGTGGACGGCAAGTCCCGCGGCTTTTCCCGGGGCCAGGCACCCGCGGACCGGAGCTATCTGGCCGACCGCGCCGGCGTGAAGCCCGACCAACTCTCGGAGGGCCTGCGCATCGCGGACCTGGCGCCCGGCAAGCACCTCCTCGAGGTGCGCCTGCCCTGCCACCGGACCCGCCGCATGGAGATCGCCGAGGCCCTGACCACCCCGTTCGCCGACGCCGATCTCGAACCCGTCAAGCTCGAGCCCAGCCGCGGCACCCTCACCGTCCAGAGCGCCGTCCCCGGCGGCCAGCTGCTCCTTTCGGGCCTCGACATGGGCCGGGTGCCCGTGCGGGACCTGCAGGTCTGCGCCCAGGCCTACGACCTCCAGGTGAAGTACGCCGCGGGCAGCTTCACCCAGCGCATCGAGGTGCTGGAGGGCAAGTCGCTCACCCTCGTGGCCCGGCCCAAGCCGCGCCTCACCTACGCGGGCTTCGAGGGGAGCGATGACTTCGCGGGCCGCGACCGGCTCCTGGGCATGCTGGCGTCCCTGGGCGGCAGGCTCCACGAAGTGGCCTTCATCACCGCGGCCAAGGGCGAGTCCCTCAAGGACTGCCTGGCCCGCCTGCGGGCCACCCGCGAGACCGAGCTCCTGCTGTGGGCGCGGCCCGCCCCAGGCAGGCCCATCCAGCAGGTGGAACTGGTCCTCTCGACCCTCACCGGACAGGAGGAGCGCCTTGCCGTCATGCCCCTGGAGCAGGATCCCCTGGGGTCGCTGGCCGCGCGCATGGAGCGGCAGCCCGCGCTCTCCGAGCCCTGGGCCGGCCTCACCCTCCTGGACCTGCCCGAGGGCGCCCACGTCCTCACGGCCGACGCCGCCGCCCTCAAGGCCGGGATCAAGCCCGGCAGGATCCTCACCGAGGCCGGCGGCAGGCCCGTGGCCAACGTTGCGGACTTCCGCAGGGCCCTGGCCGAGGCAGGGGGCGGCAGCCTCGCCGTCTCGCAGGGGGATGCCCCCGTGAAGCTCACGGTCTCGCAGATGCCCGCCGAACTCCCCGTCAACTCCCCGGACCTCTGCTATCCCCTGGTCCTCTCCGACCTGCGCCTGCGCTACCTGGGGGCCCAGGGGGACGAGGCCTCGCTCCTGCGGCTCGACCAGGCCCTCGCCCTCATGCACTTCCGGGAGTACGACAAGGCCCTGGAGGTCCTTCGCGACGCCCGGATGGTGGGCGTCCAGGGCGTGAGCCAGGGCACCCTCGACTACTACACCGGCATCTGCCTCCTCCACATGGGCAGCGTCTATGTGCGCGACGCAGCCCAGTCCTTCACCCAGGCCCTGAAATACCCCCAGGCCACCCTGTTCGGTCCCGACGGGCCGCTGCTGGCGCCCCTGGCCCGGCAGGCCCTCCAGGACCTCCAACCCTGA
- a CDS encoding sigma 54-interacting transcriptional regulator, with translation MRNAPPEPELLTDGSEPMGAVLRELDLVAQTSLTVLILGPSGSGKELAARELHRRSGRSGPLVPVNCAALAEGALESELFGHVRGAFTGADRDRPGALVSASGGTVFLDEVADLSARTQAMLLRVLQESEIRPLGSDRWRPVNLRFVAATNQPLEEMVRTRLYREDLLHRLQGSVLVTPALAERGHEFHYLVPRLVERISLALGRNGPPLEPGLCEALAAQSWPGNVRQLLHCLERALLRCGKGPLGSEHFPELAKAPGIPLPWQEATLAFQRRHLLESLGRRGFHAAETARDLGLSRTALYATARRLGVDLAQERRRKG, from the coding sequence GTGAGGAACGCGCCCCCCGAACCCGAGCTGCTGACCGATGGGTCCGAGCCCATGGGGGCGGTGCTGCGGGAGCTGGATCTCGTCGCGCAGACCTCCCTGACCGTTCTCATCCTGGGCCCCTCCGGGAGCGGCAAGGAACTCGCCGCGCGGGAACTGCACCGCCGATCCGGCCGTTCAGGCCCCCTGGTGCCGGTGAACTGCGCGGCCCTGGCCGAAGGGGCGCTGGAATCCGAGCTCTTCGGCCATGTACGGGGGGCCTTCACGGGCGCCGACCGGGACCGGCCAGGAGCCCTTGTGTCGGCTTCGGGGGGGACCGTCTTCCTTGACGAAGTGGCCGACCTATCAGCCCGGACCCAGGCGATGCTGCTAAGAGTTCTGCAAGAAAGCGAGATCCGCCCCCTCGGCAGTGACCGGTGGAGACCGGTGAACCTGCGATTCGTAGCTGCCACAAATCAGCCCCTGGAGGAGATGGTGCGGACCCGGCTGTACCGGGAGGATCTCCTCCACCGGCTCCAGGGCTCCGTGCTGGTTACACCGGCTTTGGCGGAACGGGGCCATGAATTCCACTACCTAGTGCCGCGCCTTGTGGAACGCATCTCGCTGGCTCTCGGCCGGAACGGGCCGCCCTTGGAACCCGGCCTATGCGAGGCGCTTGCCGCCCAGTCCTGGCCTGGCAATGTGCGCCAGCTCCTCCACTGCCTTGAACGCGCCCTCCTAAGGTGCGGGAAGGGGCCTCTGGGGTCAGAACATTTCCCCGAGCTCGCCAAGGCACCAGGCATCCCGCTGCCTTGGCAGGAAGCCACCCTGGCGTTCCAGCGGCGCCACCTCCTGGAGTCCCTCGGCCGCAGGGGGTTCCACGCCGCCGAAACGGCCCGGGACCTGGGGCTCAGCCGCACCGCTCTCTACGCCACCGCCCGGCGCCTTGGGGTGGACCTGGCCCAGGAGCGACGGCGCAAGGGCTGA
- a CDS encoding FkbM family methyltransferase, whose translation MINFFSHLHSRRLRIRNFLEIGSRDGEDANTFAKAAGIRQVHVIEPAPQSFARIQAHFPFFQVYNLALSNRNGHQVFHNIVDPDLNKQGMSSLMPREIYERFPSENILVELMRGDTFLDKYGIQDISACKIDVEGHAVEVLEGFGTELTRIHAIHLECETVPVWEGQRLFGEAKALLEGRGFQMVSYWEYNQPTTQCDSIWLLAHNRA comes from the coding sequence ATGATTAATTTTTTCAGCCACTTGCACTCCCGCCGACTCAGGATCAGGAATTTCCTCGAAATCGGTTCCCGGGATGGCGAAGATGCCAATACCTTCGCAAAGGCCGCTGGTATTCGCCAAGTCCATGTCATCGAGCCGGCACCTCAGTCCTTTGCGCGGATCCAGGCCCATTTCCCCTTCTTCCAGGTTTACAACCTGGCCTTGTCAAACCGAAACGGGCATCAGGTGTTTCACAACATTGTCGATCCTGACCTCAATAAGCAGGGAATGAGTTCTCTGATGCCAAGGGAGATCTACGAACGATTCCCCTCGGAGAATATTTTAGTTGAACTGATGCGGGGCGACACATTTCTCGATAAATATGGGATCCAAGACATTTCAGCATGCAAGATCGATGTCGAAGGCCATGCTGTGGAAGTCCTTGAAGGTTTTGGGACAGAACTGACTCGCATCCATGCCATCCATCTGGAATGCGAGACGGTGCCGGTTTGGGAGGGCCAGCGACTTTTCGGCGAAGCGAAGGCATTGCTGGAAGGAAGGGGCTTCCAGATGGTCAGCTACTGGGAGTACAACCAGCCGACAACCCAATGCGATTCGATTTGGCTCCTGGCCCACAACCGTGCATGA
- a CDS encoding methyltransferase domain-containing protein, with translation MKWTGYGEQALKALYAFGPYWNGEGADHPETPGLIAERALHDFNDRIPEWFERLTRRNGVPDRLLEIGCGHGGFLRYCLDRGTKRAVGVEVDEATCAFARREFGLAEVYPGLFPAVAIPEPRFDAVVAFDVLEHVPDPLGFLRGIAGLLEEKGRLLLQTPIFDGEGADWYPFESPAHLNLFSGKALVRLFEAAGLEVQELLWAPFPYDALILGRKVKASAGVRIAGEGAGDKDLTVVEGNSDFSTAMDRVFRNNRPAKVLETGTYLGTGTTRTLAILLRDYKIDSPRFFSLEVNPSNHLQAKENLGRDGLLAMVEPLLGLSVPRTRLPGLAEIEEAMVRNMAFKDVYVDHQENERSRLYAQETDFSEVPDDLLRQCLKAFGYRPDLVLLDSGGHMGFVEFQYLLELLEGPCTIALDDVFHVKHRRSLQCILEDPRFDLTYLSREKFGFCVAKFDPGRVPAKPHVENILWVRLDAVGDNLLAASMLEGVSGHFPDARITVLCQPRVAELYEACPFADEVYPVDKQLALGGGPYLQDLIRDLTHRHFDLCLHSVYSREPLADVLTGMCGALRRVGHFGDDHNRNPRERPALDALYTDLVPAQEDWALELDRHKSFLQYLGIEPKDLQPEVWFTPEDVQAVEAILGEEKLQDRKLVALFAGAQWESRIYEGYGLALAPVLKDHPELAVVALGVEAEQGINQRHLDLFPTAGVNLCGRLTLRQCAALMKRCALAVGAETGLAHMACAVGLPNVVVLGGGHFGRFMPYSPLTTCSVLPLSCYLCDWNCPYERPYCVKDLSPEVLTRAVRTAMEGRSEVPLLVAQDGWEQTWNGPNAIDLKPNLDLARVGLETVTVAAPQGPAPVLSLVVPSIGRPKRLEAMLASAHASLGTIPWEVIGICPSGDQSSREVFQKMGARIVLADEDYLGTDGKFSWSLLMNAGFAKARGKWVMYGSDDLLFEPDSLPRLLAYGELAGIKVGGLSLMEHNPGWQGYPDWWAPMGSDGWLMINFGIVRKTAWEAVGGFFPGYHFYGADWDLCYRIHAAGWQILPVWDARVHHNQEGDEVKKSHEERWQEDKDLMEARKHLRPAHQIAVSQGLTALAAAGARTFAANIFHDQVRSLLSMDAARLTSTLELWLELAPRAGFLWALKAEFLDGDGAAQAEREDSLERADALGWDFGHESGQKPSLARATVLCAVWHKDPDRLERLQGHQSCLDAQSVAVDRIYVFDAGDTVPNWLRGTALVSREPLRIYEAWNLALSQVKTPFVINLNLDDRLNPDAVELFLKTLEGGADLVAGDWRVCFSQAETDAVTPSILAKELPFNPVWPPSQGECVRLGSGTGERATLGPATGWRTALHGELGRYPFAFNDGSTINIIGDSLWWQRLLSKGKRVLRLPVIVGRYFSHPGDQAEFRTPASTEHEKALGIGVMW, from the coding sequence GTGAAATGGACGGGCTATGGCGAACAAGCACTGAAAGCCCTGTATGCATTCGGCCCCTACTGGAACGGCGAAGGCGCGGACCACCCGGAGACGCCTGGCCTGATCGCGGAAAGAGCCTTGCATGACTTCAATGACCGGATTCCGGAATGGTTCGAGCGGCTCACCCGGCGCAATGGCGTTCCTGATCGGCTCCTCGAAATCGGATGTGGTCACGGCGGCTTTCTCCGGTATTGCCTGGATCGCGGCACGAAGCGTGCTGTCGGCGTGGAGGTGGACGAAGCCACTTGCGCATTCGCAAGGAGGGAATTCGGTCTCGCAGAGGTCTACCCGGGTCTATTCCCTGCCGTCGCCATCCCTGAGCCCCGGTTTGATGCGGTCGTAGCGTTCGATGTGCTCGAACACGTGCCGGACCCACTCGGGTTCCTGCGCGGTATTGCTGGGCTGCTGGAGGAGAAGGGCAGGCTCCTGCTGCAGACACCCATCTTTGACGGAGAGGGTGCGGACTGGTACCCATTCGAGAGCCCGGCCCACTTGAACTTGTTCTCAGGCAAGGCTTTGGTTCGCCTCTTCGAGGCAGCGGGCCTTGAAGTCCAGGAGCTCCTTTGGGCGCCGTTCCCGTACGACGCACTCATTTTGGGCCGTAAGGTCAAGGCCTCAGCGGGCGTGCGAATTGCCGGCGAGGGGGCTGGGGATAAGGACCTGACCGTGGTTGAGGGCAATTCCGATTTCTCCACCGCCATGGACCGGGTCTTCCGCAACAACCGGCCGGCCAAGGTGCTTGAAACGGGCACTTACCTGGGCACCGGTACGACCCGTACCTTGGCCATCCTATTGCGCGACTACAAGATCGATTCCCCCAGGTTCTTCAGCCTTGAAGTGAACCCCTCCAACCATCTGCAGGCTAAGGAGAACCTTGGAAGAGATGGCCTATTGGCAATGGTGGAACCCCTTCTTGGCCTTTCCGTGCCAAGAACCCGATTGCCGGGGCTGGCGGAAATCGAGGAGGCCATGGTGAGGAACATGGCCTTCAAGGATGTCTATGTGGACCACCAGGAAAACGAGCGGTCTAGGCTGTACGCCCAGGAAACAGATTTTTCCGAGGTCCCCGATGATCTTCTCCGCCAATGCCTGAAAGCGTTCGGATATCGGCCTGACCTCGTGCTCCTTGACAGCGGAGGCCATATGGGCTTCGTGGAATTCCAGTATCTCCTGGAACTCCTTGAAGGCCCTTGCACGATCGCCCTTGACGACGTGTTCCACGTCAAGCACCGGCGAAGCCTCCAGTGCATCCTCGAGGATCCCCGGTTTGACCTGACCTACCTATCGCGGGAAAAATTCGGGTTCTGCGTGGCGAAATTCGATCCGGGCAGAGTACCGGCCAAGCCCCACGTGGAAAACATCCTTTGGGTCCGACTGGATGCCGTTGGAGACAACCTTCTTGCCGCCTCCATGCTGGAAGGCGTAAGTGGCCATTTCCCAGATGCCCGGATTACCGTGCTCTGCCAGCCACGAGTAGCCGAGCTGTACGAGGCATGCCCATTTGCTGATGAAGTCTACCCGGTCGACAAGCAACTGGCTCTGGGTGGAGGCCCCTACCTCCAGGACCTGATCCGGGACCTGACCCACAGGCACTTCGATCTCTGCCTGCATAGTGTCTACTCAAGGGAGCCGCTGGCGGACGTCCTCACCGGGATGTGCGGGGCCTTGCGCCGGGTGGGCCACTTCGGGGACGACCATAACCGCAATCCCAGGGAACGGCCGGCTTTGGACGCGTTGTATACGGATCTCGTTCCTGCGCAGGAGGACTGGGCCTTGGAACTGGATCGACATAAATCCTTCCTCCAATACCTGGGCATCGAACCTAAGGATCTGCAACCAGAGGTCTGGTTCACTCCAGAGGACGTCCAGGCGGTCGAAGCCATTTTAGGGGAGGAGAAGCTTCAGGACAGGAAGCTGGTGGCACTCTTTGCGGGGGCCCAATGGGAATCACGGATCTACGAAGGCTATGGCCTGGCCCTGGCCCCCGTCCTGAAGGACCACCCTGAGCTTGCTGTTGTCGCCCTTGGTGTCGAGGCAGAACAGGGGATCAATCAACGGCACCTCGACCTGTTCCCGACGGCTGGGGTGAATTTGTGCGGGCGCCTGACACTTCGCCAATGCGCCGCATTGATGAAAAGATGTGCCCTCGCGGTTGGCGCAGAAACCGGCCTGGCCCATATGGCCTGCGCGGTTGGCCTCCCGAATGTGGTGGTACTTGGCGGGGGGCACTTCGGCCGGTTCATGCCGTATTCCCCTCTGACGACGTGTTCGGTCCTGCCTCTGTCCTGCTATTTGTGCGATTGGAACTGTCCATATGAACGCCCGTATTGCGTCAAGGACCTTTCTCCTGAAGTCCTCACGAGGGCAGTCAGAACGGCCATGGAAGGCAGATCCGAGGTCCCTCTCCTGGTGGCCCAGGATGGCTGGGAACAAACGTGGAATGGCCCAAACGCAATTGATTTAAAACCAAACCTGGATCTCGCCAGGGTGGGGCTGGAAACGGTTACCGTGGCCGCGCCCCAGGGCCCTGCACCGGTTCTTTCGCTGGTGGTTCCGTCCATCGGGCGGCCAAAGCGCCTCGAGGCCATGCTCGCGAGCGCACACGCGTCATTGGGCACCATCCCTTGGGAAGTAATAGGGATCTGCCCCAGCGGCGACCAAAGCAGCCGGGAGGTATTCCAGAAGATGGGAGCCAGGATTGTTCTGGCGGATGAGGACTACCTGGGCACAGACGGCAAGTTCAGCTGGTCCCTCCTCATGAACGCAGGCTTCGCAAAGGCCAGGGGCAAGTGGGTGATGTATGGCAGCGATGACCTTTTGTTCGAACCCGATTCCTTGCCGCGGCTGCTTGCCTATGGAGAGCTGGCAGGCATCAAGGTTGGTGGCCTTTCGCTGATGGAACACAACCCCGGCTGGCAGGGGTACCCCGATTGGTGGGCTCCCATGGGGTCCGACGGCTGGTTGATGATCAACTTCGGGATCGTGCGCAAAACCGCATGGGAGGCCGTGGGGGGATTCTTCCCGGGCTACCATTTCTATGGCGCGGACTGGGATCTCTGTTACCGAATCCATGCTGCGGGCTGGCAGATTCTGCCCGTATGGGATGCGCGTGTCCACCACAATCAGGAAGGGGACGAAGTCAAGAAGAGCCATGAAGAGCGATGGCAAGAGGATAAGGACCTTATGGAGGCGCGGAAGCACCTTCGCCCTGCACACCAGATCGCGGTCAGTCAGGGCCTGACGGCCCTCGCTGCGGCCGGGGCCCGGACGTTCGCCGCCAATATCTTTCATGATCAAGTCCGTTCCCTGCTCTCCATGGATGCTGCCCGCTTGACGTCCACACTTGAGCTTTGGCTTGAGTTGGCACCCAGGGCGGGTTTCCTCTGGGCCTTAAAAGCCGAGTTCCTCGATGGAGACGGAGCCGCCCAGGCCGAGCGGGAAGACTCACTGGAACGGGCCGATGCCCTCGGATGGGACTTTGGCCACGAAAGCGGCCAGAAGCCATCGCTGGCGCGGGCCACCGTCCTTTGCGCCGTTTGGCACAAGGACCCCGACCGCCTGGAACGTCTGCAGGGGCACCAGTCCTGCCTGGATGCCCAGTCCGTAGCGGTGGACCGGATCTATGTCTTCGACGCCGGGGATACCGTCCCCAATTGGTTGAGGGGAACAGCCCTCGTTTCCCGGGAGCCTCTCAGAATCTATGAAGCCTGGAACCTGGCCCTCAGCCAAGTAAAGACCCCCTTTGTCATCAACCTGAACCTGGACGACCGGCTGAACCCGGATGCGGTGGAATTGTTTCTGAAAACCTTGGAGGGGGGGGCGGACCTGGTGGCAGGCGATTGGCGCGTTTGCTTCTCACAGGCGGAAACGGATGCCGTCACACCGAGCATCCTTGCGAAAGAACTGCCCTTCAATCCCGTCTGGCCCCCTAGCCAAGGGGAGTGCGTAAGACTGGGGAGTGGCACCGGAGAACGCGCGACGCTCGGTCCTGCCACCGGATGGCGCACGGCCCTGCACGGCGAATTGGGTCGCTATCCCTTCGCCTTCAATGATGGAAGCACCATTAACATCATCGGTGATTCACTTTGGTGGCAACGCCTCCTGTCCAAAGGTAAGCGAGTTCTTCGCTTGCCTGTTATCGTGGGCCGCTATTTCAGCCATCCCGGAGATCAGGCAGAATTTCGCACCCCTGCCTCCACCGAACATGAAAAAGCCTTGGGCATCGGGGTTATGTGGTAG
- the mutL gene encoding DNA mismatch repair endonuclease MutL, with amino-acid sequence MPRIRVLPDQVANQIAAGEVVERPASVLKELVENALDAGATRLEVRWEEGGKRMLDVADDGCGMARDDLYMALERHATSKVRTADDLGHLASFGFRGEALPSIASVSRFDMASAEQDGAGHRLRCEFGVIKEVQPFSRSRGTTITVRDLFAQLPARKRFLKATETEHAHLWGVVTRMALATPAIHWVLESDRSGRLALPAVPVAGARLGPLLGDKLTALVPFRDGTAPWTLHGYVSPPELSFRDRNHLYLFVNGRAVRDRLLLAALASAWEGFFPKGSYPAAVVFLDVPADAVDVNVHPTKAEVRFREPQRIFPWVGRALREAWSELRGGLASVLDLPPRPLEPELDRPLAPVAAEHPHLWSAAGSAGTGTYQALEAAFPRREEPARVAEPLHGPAVRYLGSFDSTYLLAEVTGGAEPELWLVDQHVAHERILYERHFLRKHQPAVQPLMPPRVVRVGPEAMSRLTPFLDAFTEAGMEVEPFAEDAVVVRGLPDFLMDRDPEALLADLLQRLEELGRVDLDHFRRELNAELSCRSAIKKHHHLPADLAQRLIEDLMACEVPHTCPHGRPVIKKLTRTELERSFGRRA; translated from the coding sequence ATGCCCCGCATCCGCGTCCTTCCCGACCAGGTGGCCAACCAGATCGCCGCGGGCGAAGTGGTGGAGCGTCCCGCCTCCGTGCTCAAGGAACTGGTGGAGAACGCCCTGGACGCCGGCGCCACCCGCCTGGAGGTGCGCTGGGAGGAGGGCGGCAAGCGCATGCTGGACGTGGCCGACGACGGCTGCGGCATGGCCCGGGACGACCTGTACATGGCCCTGGAGCGCCACGCCACCAGCAAGGTGCGCACGGCCGACGACCTGGGCCACCTGGCCTCCTTCGGTTTCCGGGGCGAGGCGCTGCCCTCCATCGCCTCCGTGAGCCGCTTCGACATGGCCTCGGCCGAGCAGGACGGCGCCGGCCACCGCCTGCGGTGCGAGTTCGGCGTCATCAAGGAGGTGCAGCCCTTCAGCCGGTCCCGGGGCACCACGATCACCGTGCGGGACCTCTTCGCCCAGCTCCCGGCCCGCAAGCGCTTCCTCAAGGCCACCGAGACCGAGCACGCCCACCTGTGGGGCGTGGTGACCCGCATGGCCCTGGCCACGCCCGCCATCCACTGGGTGCTGGAATCCGACCGCAGCGGCCGCCTCGCCCTCCCCGCCGTCCCGGTAGCCGGCGCCCGCCTGGGGCCCCTCCTGGGCGACAAGCTCACCGCCCTGGTCCCCTTCCGGGACGGCACGGCCCCCTGGACCCTCCACGGCTACGTGTCCCCCCCCGAGCTCAGCTTCCGGGACCGCAACCACCTCTACCTCTTCGTCAACGGCCGCGCCGTGCGGGACCGCCTGCTGCTGGCGGCCCTGGCCTCGGCCTGGGAGGGATTTTTCCCCAAGGGCTCCTATCCCGCCGCCGTGGTCTTCCTGGACGTGCCCGCCGACGCGGTGGACGTGAACGTCCACCCCACCAAGGCCGAAGTGCGGTTCCGGGAGCCCCAGCGCATCTTCCCCTGGGTGGGCCGGGCCCTTCGCGAGGCCTGGAGCGAACTGCGCGGCGGCCTGGCCTCCGTGCTGGACCTCCCCCCCCGCCCCCTGGAACCGGAACTGGACCGCCCCCTGGCCCCCGTGGCCGCCGAACACCCCCACCTGTGGTCCGCCGCGGGCTCGGCCGGCACCGGCACCTACCAGGCCCTGGAAGCGGCCTTCCCCCGCCGGGAGGAACCCGCCCGTGTGGCGGAACCCCTCCATGGGCCCGCCGTGCGCTACCTGGGTTCCTTCGATTCCACCTACCTCCTGGCCGAGGTGACCGGCGGCGCCGAACCCGAACTGTGGCTGGTGGACCAGCACGTGGCCCACGAGCGCATCCTCTACGAGCGCCACTTCCTCCGCAAACACCAGCCTGCCGTGCAACCCCTTATGCCCCCCCGGGTGGTGCGCGTGGGCCCCGAGGCCATGTCTCGCCTGACCCCCTTTCTGGACGCCTTCACCGAAGCCGGCATGGAGGTGGAGCCCTTCGCCGAGGACGCCGTGGTGGTCCGCGGCCTGCCGGACTTCCTCATGGACCGGGACCCCGAGGCCCTGCTGGCCGACCTGCTCCAGCGCCTGGAGGAGCTGGGCCGGGTGGACCTGGACCACTTCCGCCGGGAGCTCAACGCCGAGCTCAGCTGCCGCAGCGCCATCAAGAAGCACCACCACCTCCCGGCCGACCTTGCCCAGCGCCTCATCGAGGACCTCATGGCCTGCGAGGTGCCGCACACGTGCCCCCATGGGCGGCCGGTGATCAAGAAACTGACGCGGACGGAGCTGGAGCGGAGCTTCGGGCGGCGGGCTTAG
- a CDS encoding glycosyltransferase: protein MKLSLSMIVKDEEAHLGHCLDSVRGLVDEIVVVDTGSTDGTVALARARGAAVHPFPWNGDFSAARNASLAHATGDWVLVLDADEAVDPRDHAALRAACGGADAYRVLIRSYLPDAAYTMMDTQARPNPGGYAEGASWPACGDTRAVRLFRRLPGVAFRGRIHESVEASFPGPLPDLDTVIHHYGFTLADRVEAKKPVYLDLALKDAQDRPEDLLSLFNVVIQAAAAEDWELAVRTAERYRALSPEVPPTLRLTHGTALQRSGRHEEALRVFAELPGSIPAAVGRGVSLERLGRREEARALLEACIRESPGYTTAYLDLADLHARAGAQDAARTVLLAGLEAAPSDASLWGRLVRLGVEEGLLEQAVRDAWVAIQHCPQGGDGSWHKLVGIFLLRQGAAAEGRQVITLGLAAFPGHPDLTRLLELC, encoded by the coding sequence ATGAAGCTGTCGCTTTCGATGATCGTGAAGGACGAGGAGGCCCACCTGGGCCACTGCCTGGACTCCGTCCGGGGCCTCGTGGACGAGATCGTCGTGGTGGACACCGGCTCCACCGACGGCACCGTGGCCCTGGCCCGGGCCAGGGGCGCCGCGGTGCACCCGTTCCCCTGGAACGGCGACTTCTCCGCGGCCCGCAACGCCAGCCTGGCCCACGCCACGGGCGACTGGGTGCTGGTGCTGGACGCCGACGAGGCCGTGGATCCCAGGGACCACGCCGCCCTGCGCGCGGCCTGCGGGGGCGCCGACGCCTACCGGGTGCTCATCCGCAGCTACCTGCCCGACGCCGCCTACACGATGATGGACACCCAGGCCCGGCCCAACCCCGGCGGGTATGCCGAGGGGGCTTCCTGGCCGGCCTGCGGCGACACCCGGGCCGTTCGGCTCTTCAGGCGCCTTCCGGGCGTGGCCTTCCGGGGCCGCATCCACGAGAGCGTTGAGGCCTCCTTCCCGGGTCCCCTCCCGGACCTGGACACGGTGATCCACCACTACGGCTTCACCCTCGCCGACCGCGTGGAGGCCAAGAAGCCCGTGTACCTGGACCTGGCCCTGAAGGACGCCCAGGACCGCCCGGAGGACCTCCTGAGCCTCTTCAACGTGGTGATCCAGGCCGCCGCCGCCGAGGACTGGGAGCTGGCCGTCCGCACCGCCGAACGCTATCGCGCCCTGTCGCCGGAGGTCCCCCCGACCCTGCGCCTCACCCACGGCACCGCGCTCCAGCGCAGCGGGCGCCACGAGGAGGCCCTGCGGGTCTTCGCCGAGCTTCCCGGCAGCATCCCCGCCGCCGTGGGCCGGGGGGTCTCCCTGGAGCGCCTGGGGCGCCGCGAGGAGGCCCGGGCCCTCCTGGAGGCCTGCATCCGGGAGTCCCCCGGCTACACCACGGCGTACCTGGACCTGGCCGACCTCCACGCGAGGGCCGGCGCCCAGGACGCGGCCCGGACCGTCCTGCTGGCCGGCCTGGAGGCCGCGCCATCGGACGCCTCCCTGTGGGGCCGCCTCGTGCGCCTGGGCGTGGAGGAGGGCCTGCTGGAGCAGGCCGTCCGGGACGCCTGGGTAGCCATCCAGCACTGCCCCCAGGGGGGCGACGGCAGCTGGCACAAGCTCGTGGGCATCTTCCTCCTGCGCCAGGGCGCCGCGGCCGAGGGGCGCCAGGTCATCACCCTGGGCCTGGCGGCCTTCCCCGGCCACCCCGATCTCACCCGACTCCTGGAGCTCTGCTGA